The Tardiphaga alba genome includes a window with the following:
- a CDS encoding glutathione S-transferase family protein yields MKLTFSPTSPFVRKVRIAATELGLIDKIEMVPTVVAPTQINAAYAHDVNPLRKIPALILDDGLVIVDSYNITEYLDELAGGGKLIPSSGSARWKVKSEHAMIQGMTESMLLCRYEAAVRPKEFFWKGWYDDQWDRAWQGLARFENSDITTRPLDAAQIALVCALGYADFRFADCEWRKAFPKLDAFHERMLQRESVKISVPPTA; encoded by the coding sequence ATGAAATTGACTTTCTCTCCGACCTCGCCCTTCGTCCGCAAGGTGCGCATCGCCGCGACCGAACTCGGACTGATCGACAAGATCGAGATGGTGCCGACGGTCGTCGCGCCGACACAGATCAACGCGGCCTATGCGCATGACGTCAATCCGCTGCGCAAGATCCCGGCGCTCATTCTGGACGATGGGCTGGTGATCGTCGACAGCTACAACATCACCGAATATCTCGATGAGCTCGCTGGCGGCGGAAAACTGATCCCGTCATCGGGCAGCGCGCGCTGGAAGGTGAAGAGCGAGCACGCCATGATCCAGGGCATGACCGAATCCATGCTGCTGTGCCGCTACGAAGCAGCCGTGCGGCCGAAGGAGTTTTTCTGGAAGGGCTGGTATGACGACCAGTGGGACCGCGCATGGCAAGGTCTCGCCCGCTTCGAGAATTCGGACATCACGACCCGTCCGCTCGACGCCGCACAGATCGCACTGGTCTGCGCGCTCGGCTATGCCGACTTCCGTTTTGCCGATTGCGAATGGCGCAAGGCGTTTCCGAAGCTCGATGCGTTCCACGAGCGCATGTTGCAGCGGGAGTCGGTGAAGATCTCGGTGCCGCCGACGGCGTAA
- a CDS encoding fumarylacetoacetate hydrolase family protein: protein MKLVRYGAFGSEKPGLIDNTGKLRDLSGKIKDFADDAFSPDNLAKLAAIDPASLPEVTGQQRYGSPVGGKPKFIAIGLNYADHAAESNMPIPSEPIVFMKALNSLCGPNDDVEKPRGSTKLDWEVELAIIIGTKAKYVSEADALKHVAGYAVCNDVSERFFQIERGGQWTKGKSHDTFGPLGPWIVTKDEIADVHKLSMWLDVNGKRCQTGSTATMIFNVPQIVSYLSGMMTLMPGDIITTGTPPGVGLGMKPPKFLEVGDVMTLGIEGLGEQKQKVVAA, encoded by the coding sequence ATGAAACTCGTAAGATACGGCGCGTTCGGCAGCGAGAAGCCGGGACTGATCGACAATACCGGCAAGCTGCGCGACCTCTCCGGCAAGATCAAGGATTTCGCCGACGACGCGTTCTCGCCGGACAATCTGGCCAAGCTCGCCGCCATCGACCCCGCCTCGCTCCCCGAAGTCACAGGCCAACAGCGCTATGGCTCGCCGGTCGGCGGGAAGCCGAAATTCATCGCCATCGGCCTGAACTATGCGGACCATGCCGCCGAATCCAACATGCCGATCCCTTCCGAGCCCATCGTCTTCATGAAGGCGCTGAATTCACTCTGCGGCCCCAATGACGATGTCGAGAAACCGCGCGGCTCCACCAAGCTCGACTGGGAAGTCGAACTCGCCATCATTATCGGCACGAAAGCCAAGTATGTGTCCGAAGCCGATGCGTTGAAGCATGTCGCCGGCTATGCCGTGTGCAACGACGTCTCCGAGCGTTTCTTCCAGATCGAGCGTGGCGGCCAGTGGACCAAGGGCAAGTCGCACGACACGTTCGGCCCGCTCGGCCCGTGGATCGTCACCAAGGACGAGATCGCCGACGTGCACAAGCTCAGCATGTGGCTCGATGTCAATGGCAAGCGCTGCCAGACCGGCTCGACCGCCACCATGATCTTCAATGTGCCACAGATCGTGTCATATCTCTCCGGCATGATGACCCTGATGCCCGGCGACATCATCACCACAGGCACCCCGCCGGGCGTCGGCCTCGGCATGAAGCCGCCGAAATTCCTCGAAGTCGGCGACGTCATGACCCTCGGCATCGAAGGCCTCGGCGAGCAGAAGCAGAAGGTCGTGGCGGCTTAA
- a CDS encoding MBL fold metallo-hydrolase: protein MQWTIGKVRITRILESRTTGSTRFILPQAGPDEVKALPWLIPEFANEEGRLKMSIHALVVETPTRRIIVDTCLGNDKEGRSVPTWNHLDTPFLRHLTEAGFAPNSIDTVLCTHLHVDHVGWNTRLVDGRWMPTFPNARYLFGRDEYTYWKDHSERPEYIAVFNDSIKPVVDAGLVDLIAADATVANEITLIPTPGHSPGHMSVHIKSGGEEALLTGDAAHHPVQMAHPDWASTADSDPAQSIRSRRELFTRFADTPTLVIGGHYGAGHIKHDGDAWRFDALQN from the coding sequence ATGCAGTGGACAATCGGCAAGGTCAGGATCACGCGAATTCTCGAAAGCCGGACGACGGGGAGCACGCGCTTCATCCTTCCGCAAGCCGGCCCCGACGAGGTGAAAGCCCTGCCCTGGCTGATCCCCGAATTTGCCAATGAGGAAGGCCGGCTGAAAATGTCGATCCATGCGCTGGTGGTGGAAACGCCGACGCGACGCATCATCGTCGATACCTGTCTCGGCAACGACAAGGAAGGCCGCTCGGTGCCGACCTGGAATCATCTCGACACGCCGTTCCTGCGCCACCTCACCGAGGCCGGTTTCGCGCCCAACAGCATCGACACCGTGCTGTGCACGCATCTGCATGTGGACCATGTGGGCTGGAATACGCGGCTGGTCGATGGACGATGGATGCCGACCTTCCCGAATGCGCGCTACCTCTTCGGACGCGACGAATATACGTACTGGAAGGACCATAGCGAACGGCCCGAATACATCGCCGTGTTCAACGACAGCATCAAACCGGTTGTCGATGCCGGGCTGGTCGATCTCATCGCAGCCGATGCCACTGTCGCCAATGAAATCACGCTGATCCCGACGCCCGGCCACAGCCCCGGCCATATGAGCGTGCATATCAAATCGGGCGGGGAAGAAGCTTTGCTCACGGGCGATGCCGCGCATCATCCCGTGCAGATGGCGCATCCCGATTGGGCCTCGACGGCTGATTCCGATCCCGCACAATCCATCCGCTCACGACGTGAGCTGTTTACGCGTTTTGCAGACACGCCGACGCTGGTGATCGGCGGTCACTACGGCGCTGGCCACATCAAGCATGACGGCGATGCTTGGCGTTTTGATGCGCTGCAAAACTGA
- a CDS encoding DUF3775 domain-containing protein — MPELAISSDKVGFLIEKARQFDAKDIEVDTDEGSNGADDRMIDVLEDDGSDPVVKEIAGFIAALSEDEKTDLVALMRLGRGDATIDEWADLRREAAEGNNGRTARYLLGEPLLGDLLAEGLEEFGIEWADERTTPVH, encoded by the coding sequence ATGCCAGAACTCGCCATTTCATCCGATAAAGTCGGCTTCCTGATCGAGAAGGCCCGGCAATTCGACGCCAAGGATATCGAGGTCGATACCGATGAGGGCTCGAACGGTGCCGACGACAGGATGATCGATGTGCTGGAGGATGACGGCAGCGATCCCGTCGTTAAGGAGATCGCCGGCTTCATCGCCGCCCTGAGTGAAGATGAGAAAACCGATCTCGTTGCTTTGATGCGGCTCGGCCGCGGCGACGCCACGATCGACGAATGGGCCGATCTGCGCCGCGAGGCGGCGGAGGGCAATAATGGCCGTACGGCGCGCTATCTGCTTGGCGAGCCATTGCTGGGCGATCTGCTGGCAGAGGGGCTGGAAGAATTCGGCATAGAATGGGCCGACGAGCGCACGACGCCCGTGCATTGA
- a CDS encoding SDR family oxidoreductase has protein sequence MDLGIKGRRALVCASSKGLGLGCAAALAAEGVHVTMTARGGDVLAAAAAEVRKANPGVEVIEVVGDITTPEGREAALKAAGQIDILVNNAGGPPPGDFRNWTRDDWIKAIDANMLTPIELIKATVDSMMERKFGRIVNITSAAVKAPIDVLGLSNGARSGLTGFVAGLSRKTVRNNVTINGLLPGPFNTDRIRGVAAGQAKNSGKSVEEILKQRASENPAGRFGEADEFGQACAWLCSAKSGFITGQNILLDGGAFPGTM, from the coding sequence GTGGATCTTGGAATTAAAGGCCGTCGCGCATTGGTCTGCGCATCGAGCAAGGGTCTCGGGCTTGGCTGCGCCGCAGCGCTTGCCGCCGAAGGCGTGCATGTGACCATGACGGCGCGCGGCGGCGATGTGCTCGCTGCCGCCGCCGCCGAAGTCCGCAAAGCCAATCCGGGCGTCGAGGTTATTGAGGTGGTCGGCGACATCACCACGCCGGAAGGCCGCGAGGCCGCGCTGAAAGCAGCCGGCCAGATCGACATTCTCGTCAACAATGCCGGCGGCCCGCCGCCCGGCGATTTCCGCAACTGGACCCGCGACGACTGGATCAAGGCCATCGACGCCAATATGCTGACGCCGATCGAGCTGATCAAGGCCACGGTGGACAGCATGATGGAGCGCAAGTTCGGCCGCATCGTCAACATCACCTCGGCCGCCGTGAAGGCGCCGATCGATGTGCTCGGCCTGTCCAACGGTGCTCGCTCGGGCCTCACAGGCTTTGTCGCCGGCCTGTCGCGCAAGACCGTGCGTAACAACGTCACCATCAACGGATTGCTGCCCGGCCCGTTCAACACCGACCGCATTCGTGGCGTAGCTGCGGGTCAGGCGAAGAACAGCGGCAAGTCCGTCGAAGAAATCCTCAAGCAGCGCGCCAGCGAAAATCCGGCGGGCCGTTTCGGTGAAGCCGACGAGTTCGGCCAAGCCTGCGCCTGGCTGTGCAGCGCCAAGTCGGGCTTTATCACCGGCCAAAACATCCTGCTCGACGGTGGTGCGTTCCCGGGCACGATGTAA
- a CDS encoding CvpA family protein yields MNSFDVVIYAALIVAVVLGFRAGLLRSAVTILGYLVAAPIAIWITGLILPQATTTSQAQNSLIFFAMFLVAGIVLGSLLRLAVNDLIGAHIGIGDRLGGALLGAIRVGLIALTLVLIFDQLVPANMQPPYLTGSHLRPLLSRLGQTGIRSLPPDVTTRFDQLKRGQRP; encoded by the coding sequence ATGAACAGTTTCGACGTCGTCATCTATGCCGCGCTCATCGTGGCTGTCGTGCTCGGCTTTCGCGCCGGCCTGTTGCGTAGCGCCGTCACCATTCTCGGCTATCTTGTTGCCGCGCCCATCGCCATCTGGATCACCGGCCTGATCCTGCCGCAGGCGACGACCACATCGCAGGCGCAGAATTCACTGATCTTCTTCGCCATGTTTCTGGTCGCGGGCATCGTGCTGGGCTCGCTGCTGCGCCTTGCCGTCAATGACCTGATCGGCGCGCATATCGGCATCGGCGACAGACTTGGCGGCGCATTGCTCGGCGCCATCCGCGTCGGCCTGATCGCGTTGACCCTGGTGCTGATCTTTGATCAGCTGGTGCCGGCCAATATGCAGCCGCCCTATCTCACCGGCTCGCATCTGCGTCCGCTGCTGTCACGGCTCGGCCAGACCGGCATTCGCTCGCTGCCGCCGGATGTCACCACGCGCTTTGATCAGTTGAAGCGCGGGCAGCGGCCATAG
- a CDS encoding SDR family NAD(P)-dependent oxidoreductase yields MSAIFDVSKEVILVTGASQGLGRQFARVLSAHGAAVVLAARQTGKLEALQKEITDKGGRAFAVSMDVTDNASIAKAFDAAEKALGPVTVLINNAGIAVEKMAIDQTEADWDSVMGANLKGAYFAATEAARRMIAHKVEGNIVNIASVLGFGLTKAVSPYAISKAGIVQATKALALELAAHRIRVNALAPGYIDTDINHAAWDTPVGEKLVKRIAQRRVGHESDLDGAILLLASGASRYMTGSTVTVDGGFLLS; encoded by the coding sequence ATGTCCGCTATATTCGACGTCTCCAAGGAAGTCATCCTCGTCACCGGCGCCTCGCAGGGGCTCGGCCGCCAGTTCGCGCGCGTGTTGTCCGCGCATGGCGCCGCCGTGGTGCTGGCGGCGCGGCAGACCGGCAAGCTGGAGGCCCTGCAGAAGGAGATCACCGACAAAGGCGGCCGCGCTTTCGCCGTGTCGATGGATGTCACCGACAATGCCTCGATCGCAAAGGCGTTTGACGCTGCCGAGAAGGCGCTTGGGCCGGTCACCGTGCTGATCAACAATGCCGGCATTGCCGTGGAGAAGATGGCCATCGATCAGACCGAAGCCGATTGGGATTCGGTGATGGGCGCCAATCTCAAAGGCGCTTACTTCGCGGCGACGGAAGCGGCGCGCCGCATGATCGCGCACAAGGTCGAAGGCAATATCGTCAACATCGCTTCGGTGTTGGGCTTCGGCCTGACCAAGGCGGTGTCGCCTTATGCGATCTCGAAGGCTGGCATCGTGCAGGCCACCAAAGCGCTGGCGCTGGAACTGGCTGCGCACCGCATCCGCGTCAACGCGCTGGCGCCGGGCTATATCGATACCGACATCAACCACGCCGCCTGGGACACGCCGGTTGGCGAAAAGCTGGTCAAGCGCATCGCCCAGCGCCGGGTCGGCCATGAGAGCGATCTCGATGGCGCCATCCTGCTGCTGGCCTCTGGCGCGTCGCGCTATATGACCGGCAGCACGGTCACCGTGGATGGCGGGTTTCTGCTGAGCTGA
- a CDS encoding PPC domain-containing DNA-binding protein, which translates to MSADDGVKTHVVILETGDEAFEALTKYINDAGIAAASITAIGAFKQATVAFYHYETKSYTDIPVLEASEVLSLLGDVAVGDDGKAGLHLHAVLGLADGSVRGGHFLKGTVRPTLEVIITETPACLRRKKRDDLGIALIDLQKSRS; encoded by the coding sequence GTGTCCGCAGACGATGGCGTGAAGACCCATGTGGTCATACTCGAGACGGGCGATGAAGCCTTCGAGGCGCTGACGAAATATATCAACGACGCCGGCATCGCCGCCGCATCGATCACTGCGATTGGCGCCTTTAAGCAGGCGACAGTGGCCTTCTATCACTACGAAACTAAGTCCTACACGGACATCCCGGTCCTCGAAGCCAGCGAAGTGCTGAGCCTGCTCGGCGATGTCGCTGTGGGCGATGACGGCAAGGCTGGCTTGCATCTGCACGCCGTGCTCGGCCTTGCTGATGGATCGGTGCGCGGCGGACATTTTCTCAAGGGGACCGTGCGGCCGACGCTCGAAGTCATCATCACGGAAACGCCCGCCTGCTTGCGCCGCAAGAAGCGCGACGATCTCGGCATTGCACTGATCGATCTGCAAAAGAGCCGGTCGTGA
- a CDS encoding DUF2171 domain-containing protein, giving the protein MDTSKIKEHMDVISSDRKTVGKVDHLEGSDKIKLTKSSSPDGAHHHFIPVGWVDHVDAHVHLNKPAAEVTAHWAG; this is encoded by the coding sequence ATGGACACGTCGAAGATCAAAGAACACATGGACGTCATTTCGTCGGACCGGAAAACGGTCGGCAAGGTCGACCATCTCGAAGGCAGCGACAAAATCAAGCTGACGAAATCGAGCTCGCCTGACGGCGCCCATCATCACTTCATTCCGGTCGGCTGGGTCGATCATGTCGACGCCCATGTCCACCTCAACAAGCCCGCCGCGGAAGTCACCGCACATTGGGCCGGTTGA
- a CDS encoding acyl-CoA dehydrogenase family protein encodes MTERAQAIAAKIETFIRDVVIPYEKDPRCGSHGPSDELVQELRDKAREAGVLTPHILADGSHFTQRETAIALIKTGLSPLGPLACNTMAPDEGNMYLLGKVGTSEQKKRFLDQLVSGASRSAFFMTEPAGDNGAGSDPSMMLTTCKLDGNHWVINGRKTFITGADGAKVGIVMAKSDDGACMFLVDLPDPAIRIVRVLETIDSSMPGGHAEIDIDNLRVPADQMLGASGEGFKYAQIRLSPARLSHCMRWLGLCMRANEIASDYACRRNAFGKPLVDHEGVGFMLAENLIDIKQCELMIDWCASVLDSGSLGTNESSMAKVAVSEALMRIADRCVQVMGGMGVSGDTIVEQAFREVRAFRIYDGPTEVHKWSLAKKIKRDWKAAQHG; translated from the coding sequence ATGACCGAGCGCGCCCAGGCCATTGCCGCCAAGATCGAGACCTTCATCCGCGATGTCGTGATCCCCTATGAGAAGGATCCCCGCTGCGGCAGCCATGGCCCAAGCGACGAGTTGGTGCAGGAGCTGCGCGACAAGGCGCGCGAGGCCGGCGTGCTGACGCCGCATATCCTCGCCGACGGTTCGCATTTCACCCAGCGCGAGACGGCCATCGCCCTCATCAAGACCGGCCTGTCGCCGCTCGGTCCGCTCGCCTGCAACACCATGGCGCCCGATGAAGGCAATATGTATCTGCTCGGCAAGGTCGGCACATCGGAGCAGAAGAAGCGCTTCCTCGATCAGCTCGTGTCCGGCGCCTCGCGCTCGGCCTTCTTCATGACCGAGCCCGCGGGCGACAATGGCGCCGGCTCCGATCCCTCGATGATGCTGACCACGTGCAAGCTTGACGGCAATCACTGGGTCATCAATGGCCGCAAGACTTTCATTACCGGTGCCGATGGCGCCAAGGTCGGCATCGTCATGGCGAAGTCCGATGATGGCGCCTGCATGTTTCTGGTGGACCTGCCCGATCCTGCCATCCGCATTGTCCGCGTGCTGGAGACCATCGACAGTTCGATGCCCGGCGGCCATGCCGAAATCGACATCGACAATCTGCGCGTTCCCGCCGACCAGATGCTCGGCGCATCCGGCGAAGGTTTCAAATATGCGCAGATCCGCCTCTCGCCCGCACGCCTGTCGCATTGCATGCGCTGGCTCGGCCTGTGCATGCGCGCCAACGAGATCGCGTCGGACTATGCCTGCCGCCGCAATGCCTTCGGCAAGCCGCTGGTGGATCACGAAGGCGTCGGCTTCATGCTGGCGGAGAACCTGATCGATATCAAACAATGCGAGCTGATGATCGACTGGTGCGCGAGCGTGCTGGATTCCGGCTCGCTCGGCACCAATGAAAGCTCGATGGCCAAGGTCGCGGTCTCCGAAGCGCTGATGCGCATCGCCGACCGCTGCGTGCAGGTGATGGGCGGCATGGGCGTCTCCGGCGACACCATCGTGGAACAGGCATTCCGCGAAGTCCGCGCCTTCCGCATCTATGACGGCCCGACCGAAGTGCACAAATGGTCGCTCGCCAAGAAGATCAAGCGCGACTGGAAGGCCGCACAGCACGGCTGA
- a CDS encoding amidase, translating into MSDQSAVAQDQLSFLNAGELVAGYKAREFTPDDVVASHLARIAALNGKVHAFIDVYADEARAAAARSTQRYADGKSLGALDGVPIGVKDLIEIAGRVCTAGSATRRDRVATQTATIVTKLEAQGAIVLGKVHTVEFALGGWGTNQHLGAPSNPWNADVPHTAGGSSNGSAAAVAARLATIAIGTDTGGSVRGPAGFNNLFGLKTTSGRISLHGIVPLSPSLDTVGPLARSVHDAALLFQAMQGPDDRDPTTADIAPSDPFAELEAGVRGLTLAVIDDRERKPVDPDILKAYDAAIEVYRTLGANIVTIDLPKPLPEFSRAAEIMMGEAYAIHGVVADNPASPMDEGVRVRVQSGKVSAKAYIEARWRAQADKAAMLQALGKADALLAPTSQVPPMPLADVDEATTPATLTRFVNQIGFCGLAIPIGFTSKAMPTSLQVVCRPYQEALALRIGRAHEAATDWHTRVPPLAKM; encoded by the coding sequence ATGTCGGATCAATCGGCCGTAGCGCAGGATCAACTGAGCTTTCTCAATGCCGGCGAACTCGTCGCCGGATACAAAGCGCGGGAATTCACGCCGGATGATGTGGTCGCATCCCATCTCGCGCGCATCGCGGCGCTGAACGGCAAGGTCCATGCCTTCATCGACGTCTATGCCGATGAAGCCCGCGCGGCCGCGGCACGGTCCACGCAGCGTTATGCGGACGGCAAATCGCTGGGCGCGCTCGACGGCGTGCCGATCGGCGTCAAGGATCTGATCGAGATCGCAGGCAGGGTCTGCACCGCCGGCTCTGCCACGCGGCGGGATCGCGTTGCGACGCAGACGGCGACCATCGTGACCAAGCTGGAAGCGCAAGGCGCCATCGTGCTCGGGAAGGTGCATACCGTCGAATTCGCGCTCGGCGGCTGGGGCACCAATCAGCATCTCGGCGCACCCAGCAATCCCTGGAATGCCGACGTGCCGCATACGGCCGGCGGCTCCAGCAATGGCTCGGCGGCAGCGGTGGCTGCACGACTCGCGACCATCGCCATCGGCACCGATACCGGCGGCTCCGTGCGCGGGCCCGCGGGTTTCAATAATCTGTTCGGCCTGAAAACCACATCGGGCCGCATCAGCCTGCATGGCATCGTGCCGCTGTCGCCGTCGCTCGATACGGTGGGGCCGCTGGCGCGCTCGGTGCACGATGCGGCGCTGCTGTTCCAGGCGATGCAGGGGCCGGATGACCGCGACCCCACCACGGCGGATATCGCGCCGAGCGATCCCTTCGCCGAACTCGAGGCCGGCGTGCGTGGCCTCACGCTGGCAGTCATCGACGATCGCGAACGCAAGCCCGTCGATCCCGATATTCTCAAGGCCTATGACGCCGCCATCGAGGTCTACAGGACACTCGGCGCGAACATCGTCACCATCGATCTGCCGAAGCCGCTGCCGGAATTTTCGCGCGCGGCGGAGATCATGATGGGCGAAGCCTATGCGATCCACGGCGTGGTGGCGGATAATCCGGCCTCACCGATGGATGAGGGCGTGCGCGTCCGCGTGCAGAGCGGGAAAGTGTCGGCCAAGGCCTATATCGAAGCACGCTGGCGCGCGCAGGCCGACAAGGCCGCGATGCTGCAGGCGCTCGGCAAGGCCGATGCGCTGCTCGCGCCGACCTCACAGGTGCCGCCGATGCCGCTTGCCGATGTGGATGAAGCGACGACACCGGCGACATTGACGCGCTTCGTCAACCAGATCGGCTTCTGCGGCCTCGCGATCCCCATCGGCTTCACGTCGAAGGCGATGCCAACCTCGCTGCAGGTGGTGTGCCGTCCCTATCAGGAAGCGCTCGCGCTGCGTATCGGCCGCGCGCATGAAGCGGCGACCGATTGGCATACTCGCGTTCCGCCGCTGGCGAAGATGTGA
- a CDS encoding methyl-accepting chemotaxis protein gives MSKTYTSYRKFSRIVMPRVGLRVQIALLGLLSVVAIGAICLAGLHFDARAQVASDHALKLRHEVAALATGYLEAGQVANAFMRTREEQNVTRHEEVVSTLLAGLASIESVMKQSTDTDDARSDSALRSGLSLYRTRFNNIVSMQRQLGLKESEGLQGRLRNAVHEAETKLAGHDVPRLTTLMLMMRRHEKDFMLRGGDKYGEDFDKRQEQFAEALSESGLSEAVQTEIEAAMKAYSQSFAGYQVTQSLLNDEIADFATVFQRNRPGLDELIKTADARYDAATLRAAEVRQMMTWAIAGATLLIGLLAAIFGQRIANAVAGMTRAMQELAKGDFTVVLPGLDRGDEIGAMARAVENFKLVAHEKAEEDTRTKMREVAEAAETRRADMEQVADQFESEVGRIIELVAAASHELEAEAGSMSQTASNAQDLSLKVAQASEETSSSVQSVASASEEMAASVVEIGRQVQQSSQIAGEAVDQARMMNDRVALLAAAAAKIGDVVQFISSIASQTNLLALNATIEAARAGDAGRGFAVVASEVKALAAQTSKATDEISKQIFDIQSATQDSVGAIEAIGGTINRMSEIASSIASAVEEQSASTQEISRNVQHAAQAVIEVSANIAEVERSASETGTASGHVLSAAQSLSEDSTRLKSEVGEFLQRVRAA, from the coding sequence ATGTCAAAAACGTACACTTCCTATCGCAAGTTCTCCCGCATCGTGATGCCGCGTGTCGGCCTGCGTGTGCAGATTGCGTTGCTCGGACTGCTCAGCGTGGTTGCGATCGGCGCGATCTGCCTTGCCGGATTGCATTTCGACGCACGGGCACAGGTCGCGTCCGATCATGCATTGAAACTACGTCATGAGGTGGCAGCATTGGCCACCGGCTATCTCGAGGCCGGTCAGGTCGCCAATGCCTTCATGCGCACGCGCGAGGAACAGAATGTCACGCGGCACGAGGAGGTCGTGAGCACGCTGCTCGCTGGTCTCGCCAGTATCGAGAGCGTCATGAAGCAGTCGACCGACACCGACGACGCCAGAAGCGACAGCGCGCTGCGGTCCGGTCTCAGCCTCTACCGCACGCGTTTCAACAATATCGTTTCCATGCAGCGGCAGCTCGGATTGAAGGAAAGCGAGGGCCTGCAAGGACGGCTGCGCAATGCCGTGCATGAAGCGGAGACGAAGCTCGCTGGGCATGACGTGCCGCGACTTACCACGCTGATGCTGATGATGCGCCGGCATGAGAAGGATTTCATGCTGCGCGGCGGCGACAAATATGGCGAAGATTTCGACAAGCGGCAGGAGCAGTTCGCGGAGGCGTTGTCCGAATCCGGGCTGTCGGAAGCGGTGCAGACCGAGATCGAGGCGGCGATGAAGGCTTACAGCCAGAGTTTTGCCGGCTATCAGGTGACCCAGAGCCTGTTGAATGACGAGATCGCCGATTTCGCCACCGTGTTCCAGCGCAACCGTCCGGGCCTCGACGAGCTGATCAAGACCGCGGACGCGCGTTACGATGCCGCTACGCTGCGCGCCGCCGAGGTCCGCCAGATGATGACCTGGGCGATTGCCGGTGCCACGCTGCTGATCGGCCTGCTCGCCGCGATCTTCGGCCAGCGTATCGCCAATGCGGTGGCGGGCATGACGCGGGCGATGCAGGAACTCGCCAAAGGCGATTTCACCGTGGTGCTGCCGGGCCTGGATCGCGGTGACGAGATCGGCGCGATGGCGCGGGCGGTGGAGAATTTCAAGCTCGTCGCGCACGAGAAGGCCGAAGAGGATACCCGCACCAAAATGCGCGAGGTGGCCGAGGCCGCGGAGACGCGCCGCGCTGATATGGAACAGGTCGCCGACCAGTTCGAAAGCGAAGTTGGTCGCATCATCGAACTCGTCGCTGCCGCATCGCATGAACTCGAGGCCGAGGCGGGCTCGATGTCGCAAACCGCGAGCAATGCGCAGGATCTGTCGCTCAAGGTGGCGCAGGCATCGGAGGAAACATCGTCCAGCGTGCAGTCGGTGGCTTCGGCGAGCGAGGAAATGGCGGCGTCGGTGGTGGAAATTGGCCGCCAGGTGCAGCAGTCGTCACAGATTGCCGGCGAGGCGGTGGATCAGGCACGCATGATGAACGACCGCGTGGCGCTGCTGGCGGCAGCGGCGGCGAAAATCGGCGATGTCGTGCAGTTCATCTCCAGCATCGCGTCGCAGACCAATCTGCTGGCGCTGAACGCGACCATCGAGGCCGCGCGGGCCGGTGATGCGGGGCGCGGTTTTGCCGTCGTGGCGTCCGAAGTGAAAGCCCTGGCGGCGCAGACCTCGAAGGCGACGGACGAAATCTCGAAACAGATATTCGACATTCAGTCGGCAACGCAGGATTCGGTGGGCGCCATCGAGGCGATTGGCGGCACCATCAACCGTATGTCGGAAATCGCGTCTTCCATCGCTTCAGCAGTGGAAGAGCAGAGCGCGTCGACGCAGGAAATCTCACGCAACGTGCAGCATGCCGCGCAGGCGGTGATCGAGGTCAGCGCCAATATCGCGGAGGTCGAGCGCAGCGCCAGCGAGACCGGCACGGCGTCGGGCCATGTGCTGTCTGCAGCGCAGTCGCTGTCGGAGGACAGCACGCGGCTGAAGAGCGAGGTGGGTGAGTTCCTGCAGCGCGTGCGGGCGGCTTAA